One genomic region from Vitis riparia cultivar Riparia Gloire de Montpellier isolate 1030 chromosome 17, EGFV_Vit.rip_1.0, whole genome shotgun sequence encodes:
- the LOC117905010 gene encoding FCS-Like Zinc finger 8-like produces the protein MLRNRSRAVASKQAIMGDHSSLPSPTENLTKPISFLLGSPKIFRGFISKCLPEAEEIISPTSIFDTKPFSGNPFEYEKTQASPGTFSETKRSWEKLDSIGIGVALIDSDPINGEGANENFSKPSSRMVLFGSQLKVQIPHLQPSALSPAESPKSPADFGIKTRNSQLASLSPFGSLNSGIQTKDSPRIFTGMELSEEYTCVISHGPNPRTTHIFDNCIVESCCGVSALSQNNYCTFQENPNSPPENFLSCCHTCKKNLSQERDIYIYRGEKAFCSHECRCQEMLFDEEEDLEF, from the coding sequence ATGCTGAGGAATAGATCAAGAGCAGTGGCGAGCAAGCAAGCGATAATGGGCGATCACAGTTCTCTGCCATCTCCCACTGAAAATCTCACAAAACCCATTTCATTTCTTCTCGGTTCTCCGAAAATTTTCAGAGGGTTCATATCAAAGTGCTTGCCCGAAGCTGAAGAGATCATAAGTCCAACTTCGATTTTTGATACTAAACCCTTTTCTGGAAACCCATTTGAGTACGAGAAAACCCAGGCTTCTCCTGGAactttctcagaaaccaaacgcTCCTGGGAAAAATTGGATTCAATAGGCATTGGTGTTGCTCTTATTGATTCTGACCCAATCAATGGAGAGGGCGCAAATGAGAATTTCTCTAAGCCCAGTAGCAGAATGGTTCTGTTTGGATCACAGCTTAAGGTTCAAATTCCTCATCTTCAACCATCCGCGCTTTCTCCGGCGGAATCGCCAAAATCTCCGGCTGACTTTGGGATCAAGACCCGAAATTCTCAACTGGCTTCCTTATCCCCATTTGGGTCTCTGAATTCCGGCATCCAAACAAAAGATTCTCCTCGGATTTTCACTGGAATGGAGCTTTCTGAGGAGTACACATGTGTGATCTCCCATGGGCCTAACCCAAGAACAACTCATATATTTGATAACTGCATTGTGGAGAGCTGCTGTGGTGTGTCTGCATTGAGCCAAAACAACTACTGTACTTTCCAGGAAAATCCCAACTCTCCTCCTGAGAATTTTCTCAGCTGCTGTCATACCTGCAAGAAGAACCTTAGCCAGGAAAGAGACATTTACATTTACAG
- the LOC117905202 gene encoding tRNA (guanine-N(7)-)-methyltransferase non-catalytic subunit wdr4: MEEPAIEEGDNHRDVEVAPALISVHPDHKFIVVSIGSDLRVFDLQGGSSVTLVDDSSGPLHKDSIRAIRFGAEGKLFVSAGDDKLVKIWNANSWHCISTVCSEKRVSAVAISKDGLFVCFADKFGVVWALNLDGFDENQVLVDKKAAPVLAHYCSIITSLEFSLDGRFIISADRDFKIRVSVFPKKPLDGAHEIQSFCLGHTEFVSCLAFVCAPDYPEGFLVSGSGDSTVRLWDITSGSLLDTCEVGSQAGFLESNGREEEHYSAVIDLCTTPDGTLVAAAIQSLQGIMLLNCNVSAKSLSIAKVVSITGGSFIPTSLGTASCAEFLWMVTGVSTLNGLDSHSLARVRVISGFKISGADSVEHEPTMLEDDEIPGGEKLLEKLQGSVSIENKVFSAAAEAVKMAMCNLLIKKQYSADKREFRKRTRNDKKIKQ; this comes from the exons ATGGAGGAACCTGCAATTGAGGAAGGAGACAACCACCGAGATGTTGAGGTGGCTCCAGCCTTAATCTCAGTTCATCCGGACCATAAATTCATCGTAGTCTCCATCGGGTCGGACCTCCGAGTTTTCGATCTCCA AGGGGGTTCTTCGGTGACGCTGGTGGATGATTCTAGTGGACCTCTTCATAAGGATTCTATTAGAGCTATTCGATTTGGTGCAGAAGGGAAGCTCTTTGTATCGGCTGGTGATGACAAACTAGTCAAGATTTGGAATGCAAATTCTTGGCACTGCATTAGTACTGT GTGCTCTGAGAAGAGAGTGAGTGCAGTTGCTATAAGTAAGGATGGCCTGTTTGTATGTTTTGCTGACAAATTTGGTGTTGTTTGGGCCCTGAATCTGGATGGCTTTGATGAAAATCAAGTTTTGGTTGATAAGAAAGCAGCACCAGTTCTTGCTCATTACTGTAGCATCATTACTAGCCTG GAATTCTCACTGGATGGGCGATTCATTATTAGTGCTGATCGGGATTTTAAAATTCGT GTTTCTGTGTTCCCCAAGAAGCCCTTAGATGGAGCTCATGAGATCCAGAGTTTTTGTCTTGGTCACACAGA GTTTGTATCCTGTCTTGCCTTTGTATGTGCTCCTGATTACCCAGAGGGATTTCTTGTTTCTGGGAGTGGTGATTCAACA GTTCGTTTGTGGGATATTACCTCTGGATCTCTCCTTGATACATGTGAAGTTGGATCACAG GCAGGGTTTTTAGAGTCTAATGGAAGGGAAGAGGAGCACTATTCTGCAGTGATCGATCTATGCACTACTCCTGATGGTACGCTGGTTGCTGCGGCCATTCAAAG CTTGCAAGGAATAATGCTGTTGAACTGCAACGTTTCTGCTAAAAGTCTTTCCATTGCCAAG GTGGTTTCCATCACAGGAGGGAGTTTTATTCCTACAAGCCTAGGCACTGCATCTTGTGCAGAATTCTTGTGGATGGTTACAGGTGTCTCTACTTTAAATGGGTTAGATTCCCACTCTCTCGCTCGTGTTAGGGTAATCTCTGGTTTTAAAATAAGCGGTGCAGACTCTGTTGAACATGAGCCAACCATGTTGGAAGATGATGAGATACCTGGGGGAGAGAAACTACTTGAGAAGTTGCAGGGAAGTGTATCCATTGAGAATAAGGTCTTCTCAGCAGCTGCTGAAGCTGTAAAAATGGCAATGTGCaatttgttaattaaaaaacaGTACTCTGCAGATAAACGAGAATTCAGAAAGAGGACGAGAAATGAcaaaaagatcaaacaatag
- the LOC117904840 gene encoding F-box/kelch-repeat protein SKIP30: protein MSGLIEGLPDAVALRCLAWVPFYLHPRLELVSRSWRDAIRGPELFKARQEVGSSEDLLCVCAFDPENLWQLYDPRKDLWISLPVLPSRIRHLAHFGAVSTAGKLFVLGGGSDAVDPLTGDQDGSFATNEVWSYDPIIRQWAPRAPMLVPRAMFACCVLDGKIVVAGGFTSCRKSISQAEIYDPEKDAWVSIPDLHRTHNSACSGVVLDGKVHVLHKGLTTVQILDKVGPGWRVEDYGWLQGPMAIVQGALYVMSHGIIFKQERELKKMVVSASEFRRRIGFAMTGLRDEIYVIGGVIGPDRWNWDIKPLSDVDVLTIGSERPAWRQVSPMSRCRGTIFGCTQLRI, encoded by the coding sequence ATGTCCGGGTTGATTGAAGGTCTTCCTGATGCCGTTGCCCTAAGGTGCCTTGCATGGGTTCCCTTCTACCTACATCCCAGGTTGGAGCTTGTTTCCCGCTCCTGGCGAGATGCCATTCGTGGTCCTGAATTATTTAAAGCTCGACAGGAGGTTGGTTCATCAGAGGATCTACTATGTGTATGCGCTTTTGACCCTGAAAATTTATGGCAACTCTATGACCCTCGTAAGGATCTTTGGATTAGCCTTCCTGTTCTCCCCTCAAGAATCAGGCACCTTGCCCACTTTGGTGCAGTCTCCACTGCAGGAAAGCTATTTGTACTTGGTGGTGGCAGTGATGCTGTTGATCCATTGACGGGTGATCAAGATGGGAGTTTTGCAACCAATGAAGTCTGGTCTTATGACCCCATAATTCGGCAGTGGGCCCCACGGGCTCCTATGCTTGTACCCCGAGCCATGTTTGCGTGTTGCGTGTTAGATGGAAAAATCGTTGTTGCAGGTGGTTTTACCAGTTGCCGGAAATCAATTTCTCAAGCAGAAATCTATGATCCCGAGAAGGATGCCTGGGTTTCAATACCTGATCTCCACCGCACTCACAATTCAGCTTGCTCAGGAGTCGTACTTGATGGAAAGGTGCATGTCTTGCACAAGGGTTTGACTACTGTTCAAATCTTGGACAAGGTTGGCCCTGGGTGGAGAGTCGAGGACTATGGTTGGCTCCAGGGTCCAATGGCAATTGTTCAGGGGGCACTCTATGTAATGAGCCATGGAATCATTTTCAAGCAGGAGAGAGAACTGAAGAAGATGGTGGTATCGGCATCAGAGTTCCGAAGGAGAATTGGGTTTGCAATGACTGGGTTGAGGGATGAGATATATGTGATTGGAGGCGTGATCGGGCCTGATAGGTGGAACTGGGACATCAAGCCATTGTCTGATGTTGATGTTCTGACCATCGGAAGTGAGAGACCAGCTTGGCGTCAAGTGTCTCCAATGTCCCGGTGCAGAGGAACTATTTTTGGGTGTACTCAGCTGAGAATTTAG
- the LOC117904992 gene encoding non-specific lipid-transfer protein-like protein At2g13820: MAEPRMETVLTMILVASLWAGAMAQSSCTNVIISMSPCLNYITGNSSTPSSGCCTQLASVVRSQPQCLCEVLNGGGSSLGIQINQTQALALPTACSVQTPPISRCNASSPADSPAGTPDSGSRSKTVPATNGDSSDGTSIKSPFSLTSFLVFFASCAATFTSI; encoded by the exons ATGGCAGAGCCAAGGATGGAGACAGTCCTGACCATGATCCTTGTAGCAAGCCTGTGGGCAGGAGCCATGGCTCAATCAAGCTGCACCAATGTGATCATCAGCATGTCACCATGCCTGAACTATATCACAGGAAACTCCTCAACCCCATCTTCAGGGTGCTGCACACAGCTTGCTAGTGTGGTCAGGTCGCAGCCACAGTGCCTGTGCGAGGTCCTTAATGGCGGTGGCTCGTCGCTGGGGATCCAAATTAATCAGACTCAGGCTTTGGCACTCCCCACTGCCTGCAGTGTCCAGACTCCCCCTATTAGCCGCTGCAATG CTTCTTCCCCAGCTGACTCTCCCGCAGGGACACCAGATTCAG GAAGTAGATCAAAGACAGTGCCAGCAACAAATGGGGACTCGTCCGATGGAACTTCTATCAAGTCACCATTTTCCCTGACGTCCTTTCTTGTCTTCTTTGCATCATGTGCTGCAACCTTCACCAGCATCTGA
- the LOC117904657 gene encoding non-specific lipid-transfer protein-like protein At2g13820: MGTRGNQMGLALVLLTLLSHGAMAQSGCTRVLIGLAPCLNYISGNSSTPSSSCCSQLANVVQSQPQCLCAALNSGGAGLGITINQTLALQLPGACNVKTPSVSRCNAANGPTASAISPESSPADSSNETPDVTPTTQSLPSIPSGTGSKSVPATDGSTSNGTIMELPLTLTILSLFIASHASTFTGF; this comes from the exons ATGGGTACAAGGGGGAATCAGATGGGTCTAGCCCTGGTTTTACTGACACTGCTTTCGCATGGAGCCATGGCTCAGTCAGGCTGCACCAGGGTGCTTATAGGCTTAGCTCCATGCCTGAACTACATTTCAGGAAATTCCTCAACCCCATCATCTTCCTGCTGTTCACAGCTTGCCAATGTGGTTCAATCCCAGCCACAGTGCCTCTGTGCTGCTCTCAACAGTGGTGGTGCAGGACTTGGAATCACCATTAACCAAACTCTTGCCCTACAACTTCCAGGTGCATGTAATGTGAAAACACCCTCTGTTAGCCGGTGTAATG CTGCTAATGGGCCAACAGCTTCGGCTATTTCCCCTGAGAGTTCTCCAGCAGATTCTTCAAATGAAACCCCTGATGTAACTCCAACCACACAGTCACTGCCAAGCATTCCTTCAG GAACCGGATCTAAGTCAGTCCCCGCAACAGATGGAAGCACGTCGAATGGAACCATCATGGAGCTGCCTCTTACTCTTACCATCTTGTCTCTCTTCATTGCTTCACATGCATCCACTTTTACTGGATTTTGA
- the LOC117904175 gene encoding non-specific lipid-transfer protein-like protein At2g13820, whose protein sequence is TPSSSCCSQLASVVQSQPQCLCLVLNGGGATLGINVNQTLALALPGACYVQTPLASQCNAASGPTTSATSPGSSPADSSDDTPEVPTTPSESAIPSGAGSKTVTSTDGSSSDGGIMDSPLHFVVLLFITSCVSTFTGF, encoded by the exons ACCCCATCATCTTCATGCTGCTCACAGCTCGCCAGCGTTGTTCAATCACAGCCTCAATGCCTGTGCTTGGTGCTCAATGGTGGTGGTGCGACGTTAGGTATCAATGTAAACCAAACTCTTGCTCTAGCTCTCCCTGGTGCCTGTTATGTGCAAACTCCATTAGCTAGCCAGTGTAACG CTGCCAGTGGACCTACAACTTCAGCAACTTCCCCAGGGAGCTCACCAGCAGATTCTTCAGATGACACTCCTGAAGTTCCAACCACACCATCAGAGTCAGCCATCCCTTCAG GAGCAGGGTCTAAAACAGTTACATCAACAGATGGGAGCTCATCTGATGGAGGAATCATGGATTCACCTCTCCATTTTGTAGTTCTTCTCTTCATCACATCATGTGTTTCAACATTTACCGGATTCTGA
- the LOC117904938 gene encoding non-specific lipid transfer protein GPI-anchored 2-like, whose translation MEGLKAFQHMVAVYTTLLAISVISANAQISTPCTTSMISSFTPCLNFITGSTGGNGSSPTAGCCSSLRSLTSTTMDCACLIITGSVPLQLPINRTLAISLPRACNMGSVPIQCKASGTPLPAPGPVLLGPTLPPPAAAPLSPRASKAAAAATLAPAPEPETAIELSPASPPVDSETPTTTTPGIRPVLTPSASNPSYISSPLLLIVLGIMVLKCY comes from the exons ATGGAAGGGCTCAAGGCTTTCCAACATATGGTTGCAGTATACACAACTCTGCTAGCTATTTCAGTCATTTCAGCTAATGCGCAGATCAGTACACCCTGCACTACCTCAATGATCAGCAGCTTCACGCCATGCTTAAATTTCATCACAGGGAGCACCGGCGGCAACGGGTCTTCGCCAACAGCTGGCTGCTGCAGCTCACTAAGATCACTCACGAGTACTACCATGGATTGTGCTTGTCTCATAATAACTGGGAGTGTTCCTCTTCAACTTCCCATTAACCGAACACTGGCTATCTCCCTCCCTCGAGCTTGTAACATGGGAAGTGTGCCAATACAGTGTAAAGCCTCTG GTACTCCCCTACCAGCTCCAG GTCCTGTCCTACTGGGGCCAACTCTCCCACCTCCAGCCGCTGCTCCCCTGAGTCCACGAG CTTCcaaagcagcagcagcagcaacactGGCTCCAGCACCAGAACCTGAAACAGCTATAGAACTATCACCGGCATCCCCACCAGTGGATTCAGAAACTCCAACAACAACCACTCCGGGAATCCGACCAGTGCTTACACCATCAGCTTCTAATCCATCTTACATTTCTTCACCTCTCCTGTTAATAGTTCTAGGAATCATGGTTCTCAAGTGCTACTAA
- the LOC117904939 gene encoding proteasome subunit beta type-2-A, with the protein MECVFGLVGDGFALVVADSSAVHSILVHKSNEDKIMVLDSHKLLGASGEGGDRAQFTEYIQKNVALYQFRNGIPLTTAAAANFTRGELATALRKNPYAVNILLAGYDKDIGPSLYYIDYIASLHKIEKGAFGYGSYFSLAMMDRHYHSGMTVEEAVDLVDKCIMEIRSRLVVAPPNFVIKIVDKDGAREYAWRESIKDTTGAPTS; encoded by the exons ATGGAGTGCGTGTTCGGATTGGTCGGTGATGGCTTTGCTCTGGTGGTGGCGGACTCGTCAGCCGTACACAGCATCCTCGTTCACAAATCCAACGAGGACAAGATCATGGTTCTTGATTCTCACAAGCTCTTGGGCGCCAGCGGCGAAGGCGGCGACAG AGCTCAGTTTACGGAGTACATACAGAAGAATGTAGCGTTGTATCAGTTCCGTAACGGGATTCCGTTGACGACAGCTGCCGCGGCGAATTTCACTCGAGGAGAGCTTGCTACTGCGTTGCGGAAG AACCCATATGCTGTCAACATCTTACTGGCGGGATACGACAAGGATATTGGCCCATCTCTTTACTACATTGACTACATTGCCTCTCTTCACAAGATAGAGAAGGGCGCCTTTGGTTATGGATCCTATTTCTCTTTGGCAATGATGGACAGACACTATCACAGTGGAATGACTGTCGAAGAAGCTGTTGATCTGGTTGACAAATGCATCATGGAGATCCGATCCAGGCTGGTTGTGGCTCCTCCAAATTTTGTGATCAAGATTGTTGACAAGGATGGAGCAAGGGAATATGCCTGGCGTGAGTCCATCAAGGATACCACTGGTGCTCCTACATCCTGA